A portion of the Sporomusaceae bacterium FL31 genome contains these proteins:
- the cheA_1 gene encoding chemotaxis protein CheA has product MDTNQYMGMFLEESREHLQTLNSCLLELENDPENLSVLDEIFRSAHTIKGMSATMGFTTIAELTHEMENILDLLRKSQLKATHEIVDTVFKCVDTLEQLVENVASGNNSSLDIKPLVERLTMLAKGEPVSSTEEKKSVESSTLALNETEALMVKTAKGTGMQAFEIQVSLRQGCLLKSARAYMVISALEELGEVIKAIPSTEDLEKEKFDHSFEVLLLTAADSDKIQQAILSISEVESAEVLVCEGQSSTKTDKTASPVISEILADNQVTKVDKLPPQNQAVDKKMKSGQSVRVDIDKLDSLLNLVGELVINKTRLEQIGITHRLTDLVETIEQMDRVTTDLQAVVMKVRMVPVGQVFNRFPRMVRDLSRDLNKEVNLIIQGEETELDRTVIDEIGDPLVHLLRNAIDHGIETPNERQAKGKNAIGEIRLIARHEGNNVIIIVEDDGKGINPDIIKQKAVDKGLISQSDAEKMDSNDAVRLVFLPGFSTADVVTDVSGRGVGMDAVKNKIESLGGMVDVETKLNEGSKFKIRLPLTLAIIQALLVKVCEEIYAIPLGSIDSTINVTPEDIKTIQNQEVILLRGQIIPIIRLAKLLEVPRDSESSQEELFVVIVHMGEHRAGIIVDNLIGQQEIVIKSLGKLLAGIKVIAGATILGNGQVALILDVGALMQHN; this is encoded by the coding sequence ATGGACACTAACCAGTATATGGGGATGTTTTTGGAAGAGTCGCGTGAACATTTACAAACACTGAACAGTTGTCTGCTTGAGTTAGAAAACGACCCAGAAAATTTATCTGTTCTAGATGAAATTTTTCGCAGTGCTCATACCATAAAAGGCATGTCTGCAACTATGGGGTTTACTACGATAGCTGAACTAACTCACGAAATGGAAAATATTCTCGACTTACTTCGCAAGAGCCAGCTAAAAGCAACGCACGAGATTGTTGATACTGTTTTTAAATGTGTCGATACGTTAGAGCAATTGGTAGAAAACGTAGCCAGTGGAAATAACTCATCTTTAGATATTAAACCTTTAGTAGAAAGATTGACGATGTTAGCAAAAGGGGAACCGGTTTCATCTACAGAAGAAAAAAAATCTGTTGAAAGTTCAACTCTAGCATTAAATGAAACAGAAGCTTTAATGGTTAAGACTGCCAAGGGGACTGGCATGCAGGCTTTTGAGATTCAAGTTAGTTTACGACAGGGGTGCCTGCTTAAATCTGCGAGAGCTTATATGGTCATTAGTGCTTTAGAAGAATTAGGTGAAGTCATTAAAGCCATTCCCTCCACTGAAGATTTAGAAAAAGAAAAATTTGATCATAGTTTTGAAGTTTTACTTTTGACTGCGGCTGACTCTGATAAGATACAACAAGCTATATTGTCAATATCTGAAGTTGAAAGTGCAGAAGTTTTAGTGTGTGAAGGGCAAAGCAGTACGAAGACAGACAAAACTGCATCACCCGTAATTTCAGAAATTTTAGCGGATAATCAAGTGACAAAAGTCGACAAGCTTCCTCCACAAAATCAAGCTGTTGATAAAAAGATGAAAAGCGGACAATCGGTTCGCGTAGATATTGATAAATTAGATTCACTGCTTAATCTTGTTGGCGAGCTGGTTATTAACAAAACTCGATTAGAACAAATCGGGATCACTCATCGCTTAACTGATTTAGTTGAAACCATTGAACAAATGGATCGGGTTACAACAGATCTTCAAGCTGTGGTAATGAAAGTAAGAATGGTTCCCGTTGGTCAAGTGTTTAACCGCTTTCCGCGAATGGTACGTGATTTATCCCGTGATTTGAATAAAGAAGTAAATCTTATTATTCAGGGGGAAGAGACAGAACTAGATCGTACTGTAATTGATGAGATTGGCGACCCGCTTGTCCATCTTCTGCGAAATGCGATTGATCATGGTATTGAAACACCCAATGAACGACAGGCTAAAGGGAAAAATGCTATTGGTGAAATTCGTTTAATTGCAAGGCATGAAGGAAATAACGTTATTATCATTGTTGAAGATGATGGAAAAGGTATTAATCCTGATATCATTAAACAGAAGGCAGTAGATAAAGGTCTTATTTCTCAATCGGACGCTGAGAAAATGGATTCAAATGATGCTGTTCGCTTAGTGTTTTTACCTGGATTTTCTACAGCTGATGTTGTAACCGATGTATCAGGCCGCGGCGTTGGTATGGACGCAGTAAAAAATAAAATTGAATCTCTTGGCGGTATGGTTGATGTAGAAACTAAATTAAATGAAGGTAGTAAATTTAAAATACGATTGCCATTAACCCTTGCAATAATTCAAGCATTACTTGTAAAAGTATGTGAAGAAATATATGCAATTCCACTTGGTTCGATTGACAGTACTATTAATGTTACACCAGAAGATATTAAGACAATTCAAAATCAGGAAGTTATTCTTTTACGGGGACAAATCATTCCAATCATCCGATTGGCAAAGTTGCTTGAGGTTCCAAGAGATAGTGAGAGTTCTCAAGAAGAGTTATTTGTGGTCATTGTGCATATGGGTGAGCATCGTGCAGGAATTATTGTTGACAACTTAATAGGGCAGCAGGAAATAGTTATAAAATCATTAGGAAAATTGCTTGCTGGTATTAAGGTAATTGCGGGCGCTACTATATTAGGCAACGGACAAGTGGCACTGATATTGGATGTTGGGGCATTAATGCAACATAATTAG
- a CDS encoding chemotaxis protein CheW produces MVEKTYSSNEIQLVVFKLGREEYGVSILQVQEIKRMTDITRVPHTPDYITGVINLRGSVLPVVDLKKRLDLPAQTHTDHTRIIIVKIDEIVVGMVVDAVSEVLAIDQENIESPDAVVGGVAANFISGVGKLDNRLLILLNLEMIIGIGQDTKAS; encoded by the coding sequence GTGGTAGAAAAAACATATTCGAGCAATGAAATTCAATTAGTTGTTTTTAAGCTTGGACGAGAGGAATATGGTGTTAGTATACTTCAGGTTCAGGAAATAAAACGTATGACCGATATTACTAGAGTTCCGCATACTCCAGATTATATTACGGGGGTAATTAATCTCCGTGGTAGCGTATTACCAGTAGTTGACCTAAAGAAAAGACTGGATTTACCGGCACAAACACATACCGATCATACAAGAATTATTATCGTTAAAATTGATGAAATCGTTGTTGGGATGGTTGTTGATGCTGTTTCAGAAGTTTTAGCAATTGATCAAGAAAACATTGAATCCCCTGACGCTGTTGTTGGCGGAGTTGCTGCTAATTTTATTAGCGGTGTAGGTAAACTTGATAATAGACTGTTGATTTTACTAAATCTGGAGATGATTATCGGCATCGGACAGGATACAAAAGCAAGCTAA
- the cheD gene encoding putative chemoreceptor glutamine deamidase CheD produces the protein MSDLIKVGMADYKVGRNPASLISYGLGSCVGIALYDSIAKVGGLAHIMLPDSTQARSAENPAKFADTALPLMLSEMLKLGATKSRVIAKIAGGAQMFTFANATDIMRVGERNAEAVRLILKKIDIRIIADDTGGNYGRTVELKLENGIYRVKTIDKGEKEL, from the coding sequence ATGTCAGACCTAATTAAGGTTGGAATGGCAGACTATAAAGTCGGTCGTAATCCGGCTAGTTTAATCAGTTATGGTTTAGGATCGTGTGTTGGGATTGCTTTGTACGATTCTATTGCGAAAGTCGGCGGTTTAGCTCATATCATGCTGCCTGACAGTACTCAAGCTCGATCGGCCGAGAATCCGGCGAAATTTGCTGATACTGCATTGCCGCTGATGTTAAGTGAAATGCTAAAACTAGGCGCTACGAAATCTCGTGTCATTGCTAAAATTGCCGGTGGGGCCCAAATGTTTACTTTTGCTAATGCAACTGACATTATGCGGGTTGGAGAACGTAATGCGGAGGCCGTACGGTTAATACTCAAAAAAATAGACATTAGGATTATCGCTGACGATACCGGGGGCAATTATGGCCGAACTGTAGAGTTAAAACTTGAAAATGGTATATATCGGGTAAAAACAATTGATAAAGGTGAGAAAGAACTTTAG
- a CDS encoding CheY-P-specific phosphatase CheC, producing the protein MSEDILKLSALQLDALREIGNVGAGNSATALSQIIDRKIDMTVPQVAIMPLGDVPDVVGGPDAMVVGVFLRVYGLAPSSILFLLPRDSAFYLVDMLMGRSQGYTTTLSSMDESALMEIGNILAGAYLNALSHFTNLTLLPSIPALAMDMAGAILSVVLIQLGQMGDHALVIETEFTTEADGVKGHFFLIPDPGSLNTILTAIGVKE; encoded by the coding sequence TTGTCCGAAGACATATTAAAGTTATCAGCATTACAATTGGATGCATTAAGAGAAATTGGTAATGTTGGTGCTGGTAATTCTGCAACTGCTTTATCTCAAATAATAGATCGAAAGATAGACATGACAGTTCCCCAAGTCGCTATTATGCCATTAGGTGATGTGCCAGATGTGGTAGGTGGGCCGGACGCTATGGTGGTTGGTGTCTTTTTAAGAGTTTATGGACTTGCTCCTAGTAGTATCTTGTTTCTCTTACCTCGCGATAGTGCTTTTTATTTAGTCGATATGCTAATGGGGCGAAGTCAAGGATATACCACTACATTAAGTTCAATGGACGAATCAGCATTAATGGAGATTGGTAATATTTTGGCAGGCGCTTACTTGAATGCTTTGTCACATTTTACCAATTTGACATTGCTTCCTTCTATTCCGGCATTGGCAATGGATATGGCTGGCGCAATTCTTAGTGTAGTTCTTATTCAACTAGGTCAAATGGGCGATCATGCATTAGTTATTGAAACTGAATTCACTACTGAAGCAGATGGTGTTAAAGGTCACTTTTTTCTCATTCCTGACCCCGGTTCATTAAATACGATTTTAACCGCAATAGGGGTGAAGGAATAA